Proteins encoded together in one Microbacterium sp. zg-Y625 window:
- a CDS encoding LLM class F420-dependent oxidoreductase codes for MRFGTFIPQGWRHDLVDIPPADQWTLMRDLAQRADAGPWESLWVYDHFHTVPVPSNEATHEAWTLMSAFAASTSRIRLGQMCTCMGYRNPAYLAKVAATVDHVSAGRVEMGIGGGWYEHEWRAYGYGFPRIGDRLGMLAEGVEIMRQAWETGQATLDGAHYQVDGAIVQPQPVQQGGIPMWIAGGGEKKTLRIAAQYASYTNWSSDPDEFSHKKQVLEGHCADLGRDPGEIVLSTNFNTVVAATESEVADRLEAIEARVRPYLGERTDGFMAEYRGGRGLVGTPEQVIERLQAMRERGMGYAIHYFPELAYDRSGVELFEAEVIPALS; via the coding sequence ATGCGCTTCGGAACCTTCATCCCCCAGGGATGGCGACACGACCTCGTCGACATCCCGCCCGCCGACCAGTGGACCCTCATGCGCGACCTCGCCCAGCGTGCCGATGCCGGCCCGTGGGAGTCGCTGTGGGTCTACGACCACTTCCACACCGTGCCGGTGCCGAGCAACGAGGCCACGCACGAGGCGTGGACCCTGATGTCGGCGTTCGCCGCGTCGACGAGCCGCATCCGGCTCGGCCAGATGTGCACCTGCATGGGCTACCGCAATCCCGCGTACCTGGCGAAGGTGGCCGCCACCGTCGACCACGTCTCGGCGGGCCGGGTGGAGATGGGCATCGGCGGCGGCTGGTACGAGCACGAGTGGCGCGCCTACGGCTACGGCTTCCCCCGCATCGGCGACCGGCTGGGCATGCTCGCCGAGGGTGTCGAGATCATGCGGCAGGCCTGGGAGACCGGCCAGGCGACCCTCGACGGCGCGCACTACCAGGTGGACGGGGCCATCGTGCAGCCGCAGCCGGTGCAGCAGGGCGGCATCCCGATGTGGATCGCCGGCGGCGGCGAGAAGAAGACGCTGCGCATCGCCGCGCAGTACGCCTCGTACACGAACTGGTCGAGCGACCCCGACGAGTTCAGCCACAAGAAGCAGGTCCTCGAAGGCCACTGCGCCGACCTCGGCCGCGACCCGGGCGAGATCGTTCTCTCGACCAACTTCAACACCGTGGTGGCGGCCACCGAGTCCGAGGTGGCCGATCGTCTCGAGGCGATCGAGGCGCGCGTGCGCCCGTACCTCGGCGAGCGCACGGACGGCTTCATGGCCGAGTACCGTGGCGGCCGCGGTCTCGTGGGCACCCCGGAGCAGGTGATCGAACGCCTGCAGGCCATGCGCGAGCGAGGCATGGGCTACGCGATCCACTACTTCCCGGAGCTGGCCTACGACCGTTCCGGCGTCGAGCTGTTCGAGGCCGAGGTCATCCCCGCCCTCAGCTGA
- a CDS encoding DNA-methyltransferase translates to MIGEPGIAPGRVDIHHGDNLAVARTLPDASFTLIYLDPPFNTGRRRERAVESAVDVTATPQDPLAEAGGPAESREDGRLLRTSASGPVKAGFRGREYARLRGDLSRYDDRFEDYWDFLEPRLAEAWRLLADDGTLYLHLDYREAHYAKVLLDALVGRERFLNELIWAYDYGAKSRRRWPTKHDTILVYVKDPAGYHFDSTAVDREPYMAPGLVTPEKAARGKLPTDVWWHTIVPTSGREKTGYPTQKPEGILRRIVQASSRPGDRVLDLFAGSGTTGAVASALGRDAVLVDANPEAIAIMRQRMPHATVHGD, encoded by the coding sequence GTGATCGGCGAGCCTGGGATCGCCCCCGGCCGCGTCGACATCCATCACGGCGACAACCTCGCCGTCGCGCGCACCCTCCCCGACGCCTCGTTCACGCTCATCTACCTGGATCCGCCGTTCAACACCGGGCGTCGGCGCGAGCGGGCGGTCGAATCCGCGGTCGACGTGACCGCAACTCCTCAAGATCCGCTTGCCGAGGCGGGGGGACCGGCCGAATCCCGCGAAGACGGTCGGTTGTTGAGGACTTCGGCATCCGGCCCGGTCAAGGCCGGCTTCCGCGGCCGCGAATACGCCCGGCTGCGCGGCGACCTCAGCCGCTACGACGACCGGTTCGAGGACTACTGGGACTTCCTTGAGCCCCGCCTGGCCGAGGCGTGGCGGCTGCTGGCCGACGACGGCACGCTGTACCTGCACCTGGACTACCGCGAGGCGCACTACGCCAAGGTGCTGCTCGATGCCCTCGTCGGCCGGGAGCGGTTCCTCAACGAGCTGATCTGGGCGTACGACTACGGGGCGAAGAGCCGCCGCCGCTGGCCGACGAAGCACGACACGATCCTCGTCTACGTCAAGGATCCGGCCGGCTACCACTTCGACTCCACGGCGGTGGACCGGGAGCCCTACATGGCGCCGGGCCTGGTGACCCCCGAGAAGGCGGCGCGCGGCAAGCTCCCCACCGACGTCTGGTGGCACACCATCGTGCCGACCTCGGGACGTGAGAAGACCGGCTACCCCACCCAGAAGCCCGAGGGGATCCTCCGTCGCATCGTGCAGGCCTCCAGCCGCCCCGGCGACCGGGTGCTCGACCTCTTCGCCGGCAGCGGCACCACCGGCGCCGTCGCCTCGGCGCTCGGCCGCGACGCGGTGCTGGTGGACGCCAACCCCGAGGCGATCGCAATCATGCGGCAGCGGATGCCGCACGCCACGGTGCACGGCGATTGA
- a CDS encoding lipoate--protein ligase family protein produces the protein MHGEYKVPGGKLVVVDLEVDEGLITDFHLAGDFFLEPDDALADIDAAVTGLPIESDVATIAAAVRAALPEGAQLLGFTPESVGTAVRRALVTAPGWREFDWEIVHDRPLSPNMNLALDEVLTARVGDGRRNPTMRIWTWDSSAVVIGSFQSYRNEVDPEGAARHGFEVVRRISGGGAMLISAEWIITYSLYVPASLVAGMTFADSYAFLDDWALQALRSLGIDATYKPLNDISSPEGKIGGAAQKRLANGGVLHHASLSYDMDGQVLTEVLRIGREKLSDKGTTSAAKRVDPLRSQTGLPREEIIERFKDTFATLYGATEGAISDEEYAEAEALVQSKFATDAWLHRVP, from the coding sequence ATGCACGGTGAGTACAAGGTTCCTGGCGGCAAACTGGTCGTCGTCGACCTCGAGGTCGACGAGGGGCTGATCACCGATTTCCACCTGGCCGGAGACTTCTTCCTGGAGCCCGACGACGCCCTCGCCGACATCGACGCCGCCGTCACGGGGCTGCCGATCGAGTCCGACGTCGCCACCATCGCCGCCGCCGTGCGCGCAGCGCTGCCGGAGGGCGCGCAGCTGCTGGGCTTCACCCCCGAATCGGTCGGCACCGCGGTGCGCCGGGCGCTCGTGACCGCTCCCGGCTGGCGCGAGTTCGACTGGGAGATCGTGCACGACCGGCCGCTGTCGCCCAACATGAACCTGGCTCTGGATGAGGTGCTGACCGCGCGGGTCGGCGACGGCCGCCGCAACCCCACCATGCGCATCTGGACGTGGGACTCATCGGCCGTCGTGATCGGCTCGTTCCAGTCGTACCGCAACGAGGTCGACCCCGAGGGCGCGGCCCGCCACGGCTTCGAGGTGGTGCGGCGCATCTCCGGCGGCGGGGCCATGCTCATCTCGGCGGAGTGGATCATCACCTACTCGCTGTACGTGCCGGCATCCCTCGTCGCCGGGATGACGTTCGCCGATTCGTACGCGTTCCTCGACGACTGGGCGCTGCAGGCGCTGCGGTCCCTCGGCATCGACGCGACGTACAAGCCGCTCAACGACATCTCCTCCCCGGAGGGCAAGATCGGCGGTGCCGCGCAGAAGCGCCTCGCCAACGGCGGCGTGCTGCACCACGCGAGCCTCAGCTACGACATGGACGGCCAGGTGCTCACCGAGGTGCTGCGCATCGGTCGCGAGAAGCTCAGCGACAAGGGCACGACCTCCGCCGCCAAGCGCGTCGACCCGCTCCGCAGCCAGACGGGCCTGCCGCGCGAGGAGATCATCGAGCGGTTCAAGGACACCTTCGCCACCCTCTACGGCGCGACCGAGGGTGCCATCAGCGACGAGGAGTACGCCGAGGCCGAGGCCCTGGTGCAGTCGAAGTTCGCCACCGACGCGTGGCTGCACCGCGTTCCGTGA
- a CDS encoding DEAD/DEAH box helicase produces MSTFLSLGVPEKLAAVLAADGKTEAFAIQRDTLPDSLAGRDVLGRGRTGSGKTIAFALPMVARLSGAAASGRRAGRPRGLVLAPTRELATQIAATIAPLADAVGLTVTTIFGGVSQRPQEQALARGVDIVVACPGRLEDLMKQKVVDLGAVEIAVLDEADHMADLGFLPGVTRILAATPAGGQRLLFSATLDRGVDSLVRKFLRDEVRHEVDESSVPQGQMTHRVFVVPGTDEKTALVRHLASGQGRRILFTRTKHQAKKLAKQLTASGIPAVDLHGNLSQGARDRNLASFGAETSKGGVRVLVATDVAARGVHVDDVELVVHVDPPMEHKAYLHRSGRTARAGAEGVVVTVALNAQRSEVKDLLRKAQVSAALEPVAAGGSEVSVLVGEPAAHVVPAPIVATPQRSGGGSGGGRSGGSGRSGAGGGSRRGGGSGRDGSGRTGETQAARGGSGRSGGGARSASGQAPASARPAQRPSRPTTGATVADIRASSGTGRGRGSRRAHG; encoded by the coding sequence ATGTCTACTTTCCTTTCCCTCGGCGTGCCCGAGAAGCTCGCCGCCGTCCTCGCAGCAGACGGCAAGACCGAGGCGTTCGCCATTCAGCGCGACACCCTCCCCGACTCCCTCGCCGGCCGCGACGTGCTCGGCCGTGGCCGCACCGGCAGCGGCAAGACCATCGCGTTCGCGCTGCCGATGGTGGCCCGCCTGTCCGGCGCCGCGGCATCCGGACGTCGCGCGGGTCGTCCCCGCGGCCTCGTGCTCGCCCCGACCCGTGAGCTCGCGACGCAGATCGCCGCGACCATCGCCCCGCTGGCGGATGCCGTCGGCCTCACCGTCACCACCATCTTCGGCGGCGTCAGCCAGCGCCCGCAGGAGCAGGCGCTCGCCCGCGGCGTCGACATCGTCGTGGCCTGCCCCGGCCGCCTCGAGGACCTCATGAAGCAGAAGGTCGTCGACCTCGGCGCGGTGGAGATCGCCGTGCTCGACGAGGCCGACCACATGGCCGACCTGGGCTTCCTCCCCGGCGTCACCCGCATCCTCGCCGCCACGCCCGCCGGTGGACAGCGCCTGCTGTTCAGCGCGACGCTGGACCGCGGCGTCGACTCGCTGGTGCGCAAGTTCCTGCGCGACGAGGTGCGCCACGAGGTCGACGAGTCCAGCGTCCCGCAGGGGCAGATGACCCACCGCGTGTTCGTGGTGCCCGGCACCGACGAGAAGACCGCGCTCGTGCGCCACCTCGCCTCGGGCCAGGGCCGCCGCATCCTCTTCACCCGCACCAAGCACCAGGCCAAGAAGCTCGCCAAGCAGCTGACGGCCTCCGGCATCCCCGCCGTCGACCTGCACGGCAACCTGTCGCAGGGTGCCCGTGACCGCAACCTCGCCTCGTTCGGCGCCGAGACCTCCAAGGGCGGCGTGCGCGTGCTCGTGGCCACCGACGTCGCGGCGCGCGGTGTGCACGTCGACGACGTCGAGCTGGTCGTGCACGTCGACCCGCCCATGGAGCACAAGGCGTACCTGCACCGCTCGGGCCGCACCGCCCGTGCCGGCGCCGAGGGCGTCGTGGTCACCGTGGCGCTCAACGCGCAGCGCAGCGAGGTCAAGGATCTGCTCCGCAAGGCCCAGGTCTCCGCGGCCCTCGAGCCCGTGGCCGCAGGCGGCTCCGAGGTGTCGGTGCTCGTCGGCGAGCCGGCCGCGCACGTCGTCCCCGCGCCGATCGTCGCCACCCCGCAGCGCTCCGGCGGCGGCAGCGGCGGCGGTCGCTCCGGCGGCTCCGGCCGTTCCGGCGCCGGTGGCGGTTCGCGTCGCGGCGGCGGCTCCGGTCGCGACGGCTCCGGCCGCACCGGCGAGACCCAGGCTGCACGCGGCGGCTCCGGCCGTTCGGGCGGCGGCGCCCGCTCGGCGAGCGGCCAGGCCCCGGCATCCGCTCGTCCGGCCCAGCGCCCCTCGCGTCCGACCACCGGCGCCACGGTCGCCGACATCCGCGCCAGCTCGGGTACCGGCCGCGGCCGCGGCTCGCGTCGCGCGCACGGCTGA
- a CDS encoding lysophospholipase: protein MPEFIDAHGIAIVYDVHPARSEPRGIVQVLHGVGEHAGRYGALIEALTDAGFIVYADDHRGHGRTGIRQHGGDADKLGRLGPGGMRAAKDAVWQLTRIIHDEEDSGLPLILFGHSWGSLLAQILADEHPFAYDGLVLSGSGLRRPDSLKVGNYNAPWEAAGALGTEWLSSDAAVGRAFLDDPLTTSVPLAKLFGVREGLRLYGLPRRTPGVDLPVLLQVGRDDTVGGPRSVHRLADAYRRRSGFTDVTTLVYPEARHEIYNEVAQDQVRGDLLAWLGARYPLRPAAD, encoded by the coding sequence ATGCCCGAGTTCATCGACGCACACGGCATCGCGATCGTGTACGACGTGCATCCCGCCCGCTCCGAACCGCGCGGAATCGTGCAGGTGCTCCACGGGGTGGGGGAGCACGCCGGCCGCTACGGCGCGCTCATCGAGGCGCTGACGGATGCCGGGTTCATCGTTTACGCGGACGACCACCGCGGGCACGGACGCACCGGCATCCGTCAGCACGGGGGTGATGCCGACAAGCTCGGGCGGTTGGGTCCCGGCGGGATGCGGGCGGCGAAGGATGCCGTGTGGCAGCTGACCCGCATCATCCACGACGAAGAGGACTCCGGCCTGCCGCTCATCCTCTTCGGCCACTCGTGGGGATCGTTGCTCGCGCAGATACTCGCGGACGAGCATCCCTTCGCCTACGACGGTCTCGTGCTGTCGGGCTCGGGACTGCGCCGGCCGGACTCGCTCAAGGTCGGCAATTACAACGCGCCGTGGGAGGCCGCCGGCGCGCTGGGGACGGAATGGCTGTCCTCGGATGCCGCGGTGGGTCGTGCCTTCCTCGACGACCCGCTCACGACGTCGGTGCCGCTGGCGAAGCTCTTCGGCGTGCGCGAGGGGCTGCGACTCTACGGGCTCCCGCGGCGGACGCCGGGTGTGGACCTGCCGGTGCTGCTGCAGGTGGGCCGCGACGACACCGTCGGCGGCCCGCGCAGCGTGCATCGCCTGGCCGACGCGTACCGCCGGCGCTCGGGCTTCACCGATGTGACCACGCTGGTCTACCCCGAGGCGAGGCACGAGATCTACAACGAGGTGGCCCAGGATCAGGTGCGCGGCGACCTGCTGGCCTGGCTCGGCGCGCGGTACCCGCTGCGCCCCGCCGCCGACTGA
- a CDS encoding fibronectin type III domain-containing protein, with protein MTNPALRPVRTSPRRRAAAIATATLTAAALALPVSAAAALAPDAAASVPTSGPGTASPQLESLDRGVVAVDTGSGVFVSWRLLQGEAYGADATGLTGTDFAVYRDGEKIATVTDSTNLLDAAGSAGATYQVAPVLAGREGEPSAPASPLAQNHLDIPLTRPADGVTPAGEAYTYTANDVSVGDVDGDGAYEYVVKWDPSNAKDVSQVGYTGPVFLDTYELDGTLLNRIELGDNIRAGAHYTQFLVYDFDGDGRAETMLKTAPGTKSITYAADGSVTGEAFITMPAEDVAAGYSHDDDYRMSAADYEEHLVEMFLGWSEREEVVSGQWPATLEQAFGTEVTHEYPLSRESAEELVDYFIDVYAPGRSARNVLRAFEGFILEGPEYLTVFDGATGQELQTVHYEPGRGDDGLLWGDYAMSRIEPGNRVDRFLSGVAYLDGERPSAVFARGYYTRSTVATYDWDGENLSQRWFVDSGHVPLTNPFNDGPHGRDGTDPEYGTLTTQGFHSLSAADVDADGRQEIVYGSATLDDGGLLYSSFGVMPEGSGAPGENTRLGHGDAMHVTDIDPARPGLEIFTVHEGGAWAPYGSALRDAATGEVLFGAYSGRDTGRGMIGDVRADVPGIEVWSSMPAGTEASGLLSATGDVLSSTNPGTNQSIRWAGDLTTQIVNGAADVTPTIDDWTRGTVLTAPDTRTNNGTKGNPSLVADVFGDWREELLVRTADSAALRVYTSTEVTGHKLYTLMHDPQYRAEIARQQTAYNQPAYTGFHLAAGMDFAAVPLRAAPQPVAAPGLVVDGTDVSVSWEAPAEPGTGEVTGYVVTLTPEQGEPLVQEVAGDVRTVTFAAVAPGRWSATVVARSAVGSSDASEPSATATVTKGQPTRLLADAYAHCVGRSVYVGVLVLNAGPQRADITVAVHGSEKHKADVRRGGIVTELVNTRERSVAAGTATVTASAVVDGVEYRSTYEVGYPAAACRR; from the coding sequence ATGACAAACCCTGCCCTGCGGCCCGTCCGCACCTCGCCACGGCGGCGCGCGGCCGCGATCGCGACGGCGACATTGACCGCCGCCGCCCTGGCCCTCCCCGTGTCGGCCGCCGCGGCGCTGGCACCGGATGCCGCGGCATCCGTCCCCACCTCCGGCCCCGGCACGGCAAGCCCTCAGCTGGAGTCGCTCGACCGCGGAGTCGTCGCGGTCGACACCGGCTCCGGTGTCTTCGTCAGCTGGCGGCTGCTGCAGGGGGAGGCGTACGGCGCGGATGCCACCGGCCTCACCGGCACCGACTTCGCCGTCTACCGCGACGGGGAGAAGATCGCCACGGTCACCGACAGCACCAACCTGCTCGACGCCGCCGGCTCAGCCGGCGCGACCTACCAGGTCGCCCCGGTGCTCGCCGGCCGCGAGGGGGAGCCCAGCGCCCCCGCATCCCCGCTCGCGCAGAACCACCTGGACATCCCGCTCACGCGCCCGGCCGACGGGGTGACCCCCGCCGGCGAGGCCTACACGTACACGGCCAACGACGTCTCGGTCGGTGACGTCGACGGCGATGGGGCATACGAGTACGTCGTGAAGTGGGACCCCTCCAACGCCAAGGACGTCTCGCAGGTCGGATACACCGGACCGGTGTTCCTCGACACCTACGAGCTCGATGGCACCCTGCTCAACCGCATCGAGCTGGGGGACAACATCCGCGCGGGCGCCCATTACACGCAGTTCCTCGTCTATGACTTCGACGGCGACGGCCGTGCCGAGACGATGCTCAAGACCGCCCCCGGCACGAAGTCGATCACCTACGCCGCCGACGGATCGGTGACAGGCGAGGCGTTCATCACCATGCCCGCAGAGGACGTCGCCGCGGGCTACTCCCACGACGACGACTACCGCATGAGCGCCGCCGACTACGAGGAGCACCTCGTCGAGATGTTCCTGGGCTGGTCGGAGCGCGAAGAGGTCGTCTCGGGGCAGTGGCCCGCGACCCTCGAGCAGGCCTTCGGCACCGAGGTGACGCACGAGTACCCGCTGTCGCGTGAGAGCGCCGAGGAGCTCGTGGACTACTTCATCGACGTCTACGCACCGGGCCGCTCTGCGCGCAACGTGCTGCGCGCGTTCGAGGGGTTCATCCTCGAGGGCCCGGAGTACCTCACCGTCTTCGACGGCGCCACCGGTCAGGAGCTGCAGACCGTGCACTACGAGCCCGGTCGCGGTGACGACGGGCTGCTGTGGGGCGACTACGCGATGAGCCGCATCGAGCCGGGCAACCGCGTGGACCGCTTCCTCTCCGGGGTCGCCTACCTCGACGGCGAGCGGCCGTCGGCGGTGTTCGCCCGCGGCTATTACACGCGCTCCACGGTGGCGACCTACGACTGGGATGGCGAGAACCTGTCGCAGCGCTGGTTCGTCGACAGCGGGCACGTTCCGCTGACCAACCCCTTCAACGACGGCCCGCACGGGCGCGACGGCACCGACCCCGAGTACGGCACCCTGACGACGCAGGGCTTCCACAGCCTGAGCGCCGCCGACGTCGACGCTGACGGTCGGCAGGAGATCGTCTACGGCTCGGCGACGCTCGACGACGGCGGGCTGCTGTACTCGTCGTTCGGCGTCATGCCCGAAGGCAGCGGCGCCCCCGGCGAGAACACCCGGCTCGGGCACGGCGACGCCATGCACGTCACCGACATCGACCCGGCCCGCCCGGGACTCGAGATCTTCACGGTGCACGAGGGCGGGGCGTGGGCTCCCTACGGCTCGGCGCTGCGCGACGCCGCCACCGGCGAGGTGCTGTTCGGCGCCTACTCCGGCCGCGACACCGGTCGAGGCATGATCGGCGACGTGCGCGCCGACGTCCCCGGCATCGAGGTCTGGTCGAGCATGCCGGCAGGCACCGAGGCCTCGGGGCTGCTCTCCGCCACCGGCGACGTGCTGTCATCCACCAACCCGGGCACCAACCAGTCCATCCGCTGGGCGGGCGACCTGACGACGCAGATCGTGAACGGCGCCGCAGACGTCACGCCGACGATCGACGACTGGACGCGGGGCACAGTGCTGACGGCACCCGACACCCGCACCAACAACGGCACGAAGGGCAACCCGTCGCTCGTCGCCGATGTGTTCGGCGACTGGCGCGAGGAGCTGCTCGTGCGCACCGCCGACTCCGCCGCGCTGCGGGTCTACACCTCCACCGAGGTGACCGGCCACAAGCTGTACACGCTCATGCACGACCCGCAGTACCGGGCCGAGATCGCGCGGCAGCAGACCGCGTACAACCAGCCCGCGTACACCGGCTTCCACCTCGCCGCAGGCATGGACTTCGCCGCCGTGCCGCTGCGCGCGGCCCCGCAGCCGGTCGCCGCTCCCGGCCTGGTCGTGGACGGCACCGACGTCTCGGTCTCGTGGGAGGCCCCGGCGGAGCCCGGCACCGGCGAGGTCACCGGGTACGTCGTGACGCTGACGCCGGAGCAGGGCGAGCCACTGGTGCAGGAGGTCGCGGGCGATGTCCGCACGGTCACCTTCGCCGCGGTCGCCCCCGGTCGCTGGTCGGCGACTGTGGTGGCCCGAAGCGCCGTCGGATCGTCGGATGCCTCCGAGCCCTCGGCCACCGCGACGGTGACCAAGGGACAGCCGACCCGACTGCTGGCCGACGCGTATGCGCACTGCGTCGGCCGGTCGGTCTACGTGGGCGTCCTCGTGCTCAACGCCGGGCCGCAGCGCGCCGACATCACGGTCGCCGTGCACGGCAGCGAGAAGCACAAGGCGGATGTCCGCCGCGGCGGCATCGTCACCGAGCTCGTGAACACGCGGGAGCGCTCGGTCGCCGCCGGCACCGCGACGGTCACGGCATCCGCCGTCGTCGACGGCGTCGAGTACCGGTCGACCTACGAGGTGGGCTACCCCGCCGCGGCCTGCCGCCGCTGA
- a CDS encoding MarR family winged helix-turn-helix transcriptional regulator, with protein MTTTDLPASTPPDLSAAASELRMATFRLARRLRAQRAVDEMSDGQFAVLAALTMHGPHTLGELADRERVSAPSMNRTVNCLEESGYITRTPDEQDRRKVNVSLTDAGRAVVEETTRRRDSWLEGAIASLTDDERDVLAQAAAIMREVASR; from the coding sequence ATGACTACGACAGACCTCCCCGCCTCAACGCCCCCAGACCTCTCCGCCGCGGCATCCGAGCTGCGCATGGCCACCTTCCGCCTCGCCCGGCGCCTGCGCGCCCAGCGCGCGGTCGACGAGATGAGCGACGGGCAGTTCGCCGTACTCGCAGCGCTCACCATGCACGGTCCGCACACCCTCGGCGAGCTCGCCGACCGCGAGCGCGTGTCGGCCCCGTCGATGAACCGCACCGTGAACTGCCTCGAGGAGTCGGGCTACATCACACGCACCCCCGACGAGCAGGACCGGCGCAAGGTGAACGTGTCGCTCACCGACGCCGGCCGCGCCGTGGTCGAGGAGACCACCCGCCGTCGCGACTCGTGGCTCGAGGGGGCGATCGCGTCGCTGACCGACGACGAGCGCGACGTGCTCGCCCAGGCCGCCGCGATCATGCGGGAGGTGGCGTCGCGATGA
- a CDS encoding MFS transporter codes for MFRSFSIFNYRVWFIGALVSNIGAWMQATALSWVVLTQLTDNDAGAMGVTMALQFAPPLLLVGVTGWVADRFDRRKLLMITQSLLLVVGVVIGSLLLAGVMTLPLMYGFALLLGFIAAFDNPSRQAFVSDLVSRENASNAVALNAASFNGARMIGPAVAGVVIVAVGTGWVFFVNAVTFIAMIVALMLIRTDELIPRIKHSGAARLADGFRYVGKRPDLMVAFAMVFLLGAFGMNFPIFASTMALEFGQEADGYGLLSSILAVGSLIGALMAARRDRARIRLVILGTLMFAVAATVSAFMPNYWLYALTLMLTGFAVVTTLTTANGYVQTTTDPALRGRVLALYMAILMGGTPLGAPIVGWVADEFGPRSAILLGAAAAFVAFAIGATWMLVSGRVQRSESRRFGVTLGETRPVAIVPPEAFSDEIAGTTPIRLPDGDADGEGDRDGARARKRLTR; via the coding sequence ATGTTCCGCTCGTTCTCGATCTTCAACTACCGCGTGTGGTTCATCGGCGCGCTGGTGTCCAACATCGGCGCCTGGATGCAGGCCACCGCCCTCAGCTGGGTCGTCCTCACGCAGCTCACCGACAACGACGCCGGCGCGATGGGCGTGACGATGGCGCTGCAGTTCGCCCCGCCGCTGCTGCTCGTCGGCGTCACCGGATGGGTCGCCGACCGCTTCGACCGACGCAAGCTGCTCATGATCACGCAGAGCCTGCTGCTCGTGGTCGGCGTGGTCATCGGCTCGCTCCTGCTGGCCGGGGTCATGACGCTGCCGCTCATGTACGGCTTCGCGCTGCTGCTCGGCTTCATCGCCGCGTTCGACAACCCGTCGCGGCAGGCGTTCGTCTCGGACCTCGTCTCGCGTGAGAACGCCTCCAACGCCGTGGCGCTGAACGCGGCATCCTTCAACGGCGCCCGCATGATCGGCCCCGCCGTGGCGGGCGTCGTGATCGTCGCCGTCGGCACGGGCTGGGTGTTCTTCGTCAACGCCGTCACCTTCATCGCGATGATCGTGGCCCTCATGCTCATCCGCACCGATGAGCTGATCCCGCGGATCAAGCACTCCGGTGCCGCGCGACTGGCCGACGGCTTCCGCTACGTCGGCAAGCGCCCCGACCTCATGGTGGCGTTCGCGATGGTGTTCCTTCTCGGCGCCTTCGGCATGAACTTCCCGATCTTCGCCTCGACGATGGCGCTGGAATTCGGTCAGGAGGCCGACGGCTACGGCCTGCTGAGCTCGATCCTCGCCGTCGGGTCGCTCATCGGCGCGCTGATGGCCGCCCGCCGCGACCGCGCCCGCATCCGCCTGGTGATCCTCGGCACCCTGATGTTCGCCGTCGCCGCCACCGTCTCGGCGTTCATGCCGAACTACTGGCTGTACGCGCTCACCCTCATGCTCACCGGGTTCGCGGTCGTGACGACCCTCACCACGGCCAACGGGTACGTGCAGACCACCACCGACCCGGCCCTGCGCGGTCGGGTGCTGGCCCTGTACATGGCGATCCTCATGGGAGGCACGCCCCTCGGCGCGCCCATCGTGGGCTGGGTCGCCGATGAGTTCGGTCCGCGGTCGGCGATCCTGCTCGGCGCCGCGGCGGCGTTCGTCGCCTTCGCGATCGGGGCGACCTGGATGCTCGTCTCCGGCCGCGTGCAGCGCTCCGAGTCGCGGCGTTTCGGCGTCACGCTCGGCGAGACCCGGCCGGTGGCGATCGTGCCGCCCGAGGCCTTCTCCGACGAGATCGCCGGCACGACGCCCATCCGGCTGCCGGACGGCGACGCAGACGGCGAGGGCGACCGGGACGGTGCCCGCGCGCGCAAGCGGCTGACCCGCTAG